The Panicum virgatum strain AP13 chromosome 5K, P.virgatum_v5, whole genome shotgun sequence genome has a window encoding:
- the LOC120707689 gene encoding uncharacterized protein LOC120707689 isoform X2 codes for MRLPHASDLRAFLAAAAVAHLSSSLASRASPCAAPPLPAPRLRAFASSRASAPSSSPAGAAALAGASAAAAACEQAAAKPAICTADELHYAPVPGTEWRLALWRYRPPPEAPKRNHPLMLLSGVATNAVGFDLSPGASFARHMSMQGFDTWIVEVRGAGLSMRGSELAAANSKPDIPPGSSLDESSTAKANVVVPAKNMSTSDAQISEVPVIVDKNIVGTSTSEEPQLVIKLSNTLARLGEIFSSYVKDSRLKNIADSFFDRVSELAPDTSLASLEEISEKILGLLELPQTSVISDQISNLSQRLVKILGEGQQTASPRLFGWQERLSATIEDLQKQLELIISYDWDFDHYLEEDVPAAMDYIRKQSVPKDGKLLAIGHSMGGILLYAMVSKCGFEGAEPELAAIVTLASSVDYTTSNSSLKMLLPLADPAEMLRVPAIPLGALLSTTYPISSRAPYILSLLRSQISAKEMMDPELLSKLILNNFCTVPAKVLLQLTTAFRDGGLCNRNGTFFFKEHLHKIKVPVLALAGDEDLICPPEAVYETVKLIPQHLVTYKVFGAPEGPHYAHYDLVGGRKAVHEVYPCIIEFLSQHDNVSS; via the exons ATGCGGCTGCCGCACGCGTCCGACCTCCGCGCcttcctcgccgcggccgccgtcgcgcacctctcctcctccctggcCTCCCGCGCCTCCCCGTGCGCGGCCCCTCCCCTGCCGGCGCCGCGGCTCCGCGCGTTCGCCTCTTCCCGCGCCTCGGCGCCGTCCTCCTCGCCCGCGGGGGCGGCCGCCTTGGCGggcgcctccgcggccgccgcggcctgcgagcaggcggcggcgaagccCGCGATATGCACGGCCGACGAGCTGCACTACGCGCCCGTGCCGGGCACCGAGTGGCGGCTCGCGCTCTGGCGGTACCGTCCGCCGCCTGAG GCGCCGAAGAGGAACCATCCGCTGATGCTGCTGTCTGGAGTGGCCACGAACGCTGTTGGGTTCGACCTGTCCCCTGGG GCGTCTTTTGCTCGTCATATGTCTATGCAAGGATTTGATACATGGATTGTTGAAGTGCGTGGTGCAGGCTTGAGCATGCGTGGATCGGAACTAGCTGCAGCTAACAGCAAACCTGATATTCCCCCAGGTTCTAGTTTGGATGAAAGTTCTACAGCAAAAGCAAATGTTGTTGTTCCTGCCAAGAATATGTCCACTTCTGATGCTCAAATTTCTGAAGTTCCAGTAATAGTAGATAAGAACATTGTAGGAACAAGTACATCAGAAGAACCACAGCTGGTGATAAAGTTATCAAATACTTTGGCGCGATTGGGTGAAATATTCTCAAGTTATGTGAAAGATAGCCGTCTGAAAAACATAGCTGATAGCTTTTTTGATCGAGTTTCAGAACTTGCTCCTGATACCTCCTTAGCTAGCCTTGAGGAGATTTCAGAAAAGATTTTAGGTTTGTTGGAATTGCCGCAAACGTCAGTGATATCTGATCAAATTAGCAATTTAAGTCAGCGCCTTGTGAAGATTCTTGGGGAAGGCCAGCAAACTGCTTCACCTCGGTTATTTGGGTGGCAAGAACGCCTCTCCGCAACCATCGAAGACCTGCAGAAACAGTTGGAGCTGATTATTAGCTATGATTGGGACTTTGACCATTATCTGGAGGAGGACGTACCTGCTGCG ATGGATTACATAAGAAAGCAGAGTGTACCAAAGGATGGAAAGTTGCTTGCCATTGGTCATTCCATGGGAGGAATCTTATTGTATGCGATGGTTTCGAAGTGTG GATTCGAAGGGGCTGAGCCAGAGCTGGCAGCAATTGTTACTTTGGCTTCATCAGTTGACTACACAACATCCAATTCCTCACTAAAGATGCTGTTGCCTCTT GCAGATCCAGCTGAGATGTTGCGTGTTCCTGCTATCCCACTAGGAGCATTACTGTCTACTACCTATCCTATATCATCCCGTGCACCATATATTCTGTCACTGCTTCGTTCTCAAATTTCAGCCAAGGAGATGATGGACCCTGAACTTCTTTCAAAGCTTATCTTGAATAACTTTT GCACAGTACCTGCAAAGGTTCTATTACAGCTGACGACCGCATTCCGTGATGGTGGTCTGTGCAATAGGAATGGTACCTTTTTCTTCAAAGAGCATCTTCACAAAATCAAAGTTCCGGTACTTGCCCTTGCTGGAGATGAGGATCTGATTTGCCCCCCAGAAGCCGTTTACG aaactGTGAAACTAATTCCTCAGCATTTGGTCACATATAAGGTTTTCGGAGCCCCTGAAGGACCTCACTATGCACATTATGACTTAGTTGGAGGGCGGAAG GCTGTCCATGAAGTGTACCCGTGTATAATAGAGTTCCTCTCTCAGCACGACAATGTGTCTTCATAA
- the LOC120707694 gene encoding probable glutathione S-transferase GSTU6: MAVAAVAAGGGGGGELRLRLLGTWSSPWVIRVRVALGLKGLSYEYLEEDLASKSDLLLRSNPVHGKVPVLLHGGRPVCESLVILEYADEAWPAAGPRLLPSDPYDRATARFWAAYVNDTFLPAYRALFRSLTEEQRAAAFENAVPKVEVLDRALAECSKGKAFFGGDAVGLVDVALGSHLVWIRVVDEVGGTNLLDGARFPGLAAWAERFLAVDAVREVMPDAGKVLEQYKGFRAKWIAAAGSTST, translated from the exons ATGGCGgtggcagcagtagcagcaggaggaggaggagggggcgagctgcggctgcggctgctggGCACGTGGTCGAGCCCGTGGGTGATCCGGGTGCGGGTGGCGCTGGGGCTCAAGGGCCTGAGCTACGAGTACCTCGAGGAGGACCTGGCGAGCAAGAGCGACCTCCTGCTGAGATCCAACCCGGTGCACGGGAAGGTGCCGGTCCTCCtccacggcggccggccggtgtGTGAGTCGCTCGTCATCCTCGAGTACGCCGACGAggcctggccggccgccgggcccCGGCTCCTCCCATCCGACCCCTACGACCGCGCCACGGCGCGCTTCTGGGCGGCCTACGTCAACGACACG TTTCTCCCGGCGTACAGGGCGCTGTTCAGGTCGCTGACGGAGgagcagagggcggcggcgttcgAGAACGCCGTGCCCAAGGTGGAGGTGCTGGACCGGGCGCTCGCGGAGTGCTCCAAGGGGAAGGCCTTCTtcggcggcgacgccgtcgGGCTCGTGGACGTCGCGCTCGGGAGCCACCTGGTGTGGATCAGGGTGGTGGACGAGGTGGGCGGCACCAACCTCCTGGACGGGGCCAGGTTCCCCGGCCTGGCGGCGTGGGCGGAGCGGTTCTTGGCCGTGGACGCCGTGAGGGAGGTCATGCCGGACGCCGGGAAGGTCTTGGAGCAGTACAAGGGGTTTCGGGCTAAATGGATCGCCGCAGCTGGTTCTACTTCTACATGA
- the LOC120707689 gene encoding uncharacterized protein LOC120707689 isoform X1, with protein MRLPHASDLRAFLAAAAVAHLSSSLASRASPCAAPPLPAPRLRAFASSRASAPSSSPAGAAALAGASAAAAACEQAAAKPAICTADELHYAPVPGTEWRLALWRYRPPPEAPKRNHPLMLLSGVATNAVGFDLSPGASFARHMSMQGFDTWIVEVRGAGLSMRGSELAAANSKPDIPPGSSLDESSTAKANVVVPAKNMSTSDAQISEVPVIVDKNIVGTSTSEEPQLVIKLSNTLARLGEIFSSYVKDSRLKNIADSFFDRVSELAPDTSLASLEEISEKILGLLELPQTSVISDQISNLSQRLVKILGEGQQTASPRLFGWQERLSATIEDLQKQLELIISYDWDFDHYLEEDVPAAMDYIRKQSVPKDGKLLAIGHSMGGILLYAMVSKCGFEGAEPELAAIVTLASSVDYTTSNSSLKMLLPLADPAEMLRVPAIPLGALLSTTYPISSRAPYILSLLRSQISAKEMMDPELLSKLILNNFCTVPAKVLLQLTTAFRDGGLCNRNGTFFFKEHLHKIKVPVLALAGDEDLICPPEAVYETVKLIPQHLVTYKVFGAPEGPHYAHYDLVGGRKAVHEVYPCIIEFLSQHDNVSSCV; from the exons ATGCGGCTGCCGCACGCGTCCGACCTCCGCGCcttcctcgccgcggccgccgtcgcgcacctctcctcctccctggcCTCCCGCGCCTCCCCGTGCGCGGCCCCTCCCCTGCCGGCGCCGCGGCTCCGCGCGTTCGCCTCTTCCCGCGCCTCGGCGCCGTCCTCCTCGCCCGCGGGGGCGGCCGCCTTGGCGggcgcctccgcggccgccgcggcctgcgagcaggcggcggcgaagccCGCGATATGCACGGCCGACGAGCTGCACTACGCGCCCGTGCCGGGCACCGAGTGGCGGCTCGCGCTCTGGCGGTACCGTCCGCCGCCTGAG GCGCCGAAGAGGAACCATCCGCTGATGCTGCTGTCTGGAGTGGCCACGAACGCTGTTGGGTTCGACCTGTCCCCTGGG GCGTCTTTTGCTCGTCATATGTCTATGCAAGGATTTGATACATGGATTGTTGAAGTGCGTGGTGCAGGCTTGAGCATGCGTGGATCGGAACTAGCTGCAGCTAACAGCAAACCTGATATTCCCCCAGGTTCTAGTTTGGATGAAAGTTCTACAGCAAAAGCAAATGTTGTTGTTCCTGCCAAGAATATGTCCACTTCTGATGCTCAAATTTCTGAAGTTCCAGTAATAGTAGATAAGAACATTGTAGGAACAAGTACATCAGAAGAACCACAGCTGGTGATAAAGTTATCAAATACTTTGGCGCGATTGGGTGAAATATTCTCAAGTTATGTGAAAGATAGCCGTCTGAAAAACATAGCTGATAGCTTTTTTGATCGAGTTTCAGAACTTGCTCCTGATACCTCCTTAGCTAGCCTTGAGGAGATTTCAGAAAAGATTTTAGGTTTGTTGGAATTGCCGCAAACGTCAGTGATATCTGATCAAATTAGCAATTTAAGTCAGCGCCTTGTGAAGATTCTTGGGGAAGGCCAGCAAACTGCTTCACCTCGGTTATTTGGGTGGCAAGAACGCCTCTCCGCAACCATCGAAGACCTGCAGAAACAGTTGGAGCTGATTATTAGCTATGATTGGGACTTTGACCATTATCTGGAGGAGGACGTACCTGCTGCG ATGGATTACATAAGAAAGCAGAGTGTACCAAAGGATGGAAAGTTGCTTGCCATTGGTCATTCCATGGGAGGAATCTTATTGTATGCGATGGTTTCGAAGTGTG GATTCGAAGGGGCTGAGCCAGAGCTGGCAGCAATTGTTACTTTGGCTTCATCAGTTGACTACACAACATCCAATTCCTCACTAAAGATGCTGTTGCCTCTT GCAGATCCAGCTGAGATGTTGCGTGTTCCTGCTATCCCACTAGGAGCATTACTGTCTACTACCTATCCTATATCATCCCGTGCACCATATATTCTGTCACTGCTTCGTTCTCAAATTTCAGCCAAGGAGATGATGGACCCTGAACTTCTTTCAAAGCTTATCTTGAATAACTTTT GCACAGTACCTGCAAAGGTTCTATTACAGCTGACGACCGCATTCCGTGATGGTGGTCTGTGCAATAGGAATGGTACCTTTTTCTTCAAAGAGCATCTTCACAAAATCAAAGTTCCGGTACTTGCCCTTGCTGGAGATGAGGATCTGATTTGCCCCCCAGAAGCCGTTTACG aaactGTGAAACTAATTCCTCAGCATTTGGTCACATATAAGGTTTTCGGAGCCCCTGAAGGACCTCACTATGCACATTATGACTTAGTTGGAGGGCGGAAG GCTGTCCATGAAGTGTACCCGTGTATAATAGAGTTCCTCTCTCAGCACGACAATGTGTCTTC ATGTGTATAA
- the LOC120707690 gene encoding protein PLASTID MOVEMENT IMPAIRED 2-like, whose translation MDEAMGRSSSVRATRSIFGESTGGSGRKLEKFRARDALGLENLSPEIKQLAKSSMDELNERKAAVDKERAGAESELSRARAMAKELERRIEQAKARATSRRSELPTMRTAGASKKGADAQSSQEERDAAEYAEVARELDRAKQELRRLRLEVKSAAEAKAKAESDIVASAISIQSNLRSADEMKRLVDEANEEHVLVELARIEAERERREIDAQRRAEAERFAAEMEATRAKIEALREDVGRARDMEAMLAATNADVEVLQSEMELVRAMARNNAKSDGAAEAEARRKKEEAAQDKALLLAAEAELDAAKKELENFKAEGFQLMTSMDGARTEIMRVSEEVSRLKAQEEKADAQVQQLNAKLLKARARLETLMAAGERSRAIVSNLTSALQQLQAEKEAARKEEELAEIERRCARAEAASATAEIAVTEARIQQSVKELEAAKAAEAAAMKKLKAAVEGAMRARASQGSSGTITISRFEYEYLSGRAALVRVVADKKVSAAQAWVQALKAGEKELEARAEAAGRAAAEMRAREAGAAAEAEAESAGGEQKALEQELHDLDAAAEREGLMCAYPPRRSTRVSATRRRARARRPSVSSAAGIRNARSPSFTIKRKKKVMPSLFKLIKQRKDKGAS comes from the exons ATGGATGAGGCCATGGGAAGGAGTAGCTCAGTGAGAGCCACAAGGAGCATCTTTGGTGAAAGCACCGGTGGGAGTGGGAGGAAGCTGGAGAAGTTCAGGGCAAGGGATGCTCTAGGACTAGAG AATTTGTCTCCAGAAATCAAGCAGCTAGCGAAATCCAGCATGGATGAGCTCAATGAACGCAAGGCCGCCGTGGACAAGGAGAGGGCCGGCGCCGAGTCCGAGCTGTCGAGGGCCCGCGCCATGGCCAAGGAGCTGGAGCGCCGAATCGAGCAGGCCAAGGCCAGGGCGACGTCCAGGAGATCAGAGCTCCCGACAATGCGGACGGCGGGGGCAAGCAAGAAGGGCGCCGACGCGCAGAGCTCGCAGGAGGAGCGCGACGCGGCTGAGTACGCGGAGGTGGCGCGGGAGCTGGACCGCGCCAAGCAGGAGCTGCGCAGGCTGCGGCTGGAGGTGAAGTCCGCGGCGGAGGCCAAGGCCAAGGCCGAGAGCGACATCGTGGCGTCGGCGATCAGCATCCAGTCCAACCTGCGCTCGGCCGACGAGATGAAGCGGCTGGTGGACGAGGCGAACGAGGAGCACGTCCTGGTGGAGCTCGCGCGCATCGAGGCCGAGCGCGAGCGCCGCGAGATCGACGCCCAGCGgcgcgccgaggcggagcggtTCGCCGCGGAGATGGAGGCCACCAGGGCCAAGATCGAGGCGCTGCGGGAAGACGTGGGCCGCGCGAGGGACATGGAGGCGATGCTCGCCGCGACGAACGCCGACGTGGAGGTCCTGCAGTCCGAGATGGAGCTGGTGCGCGCCATGGCGAGGAACAATGCCAagagcgacggcgcggcggaggccgaggcgaggcggaagaaggaagaggcgGCGCAGGACAAggcgctgctgctggctgcGGAGGCCGAGCTCGACGCGGCGAAGAAGGAGCTGGAGAACTTCAAGGCCGAGGGGTTCCAGCTCATGACGTCCATGGACGGCGCGCGCACCGAGATCATGCGGGTCTCCGAGGAGGTGAGCCGGCTCAAGGCGCAGGAGGAGAAGGCGGACGCGCAGGTGCAGCAGCTGAACGCCAAGCTGCTCAAGGCGAGGGCCCGGCTGGAGACCctcatggcggccggcgagcggtccAGGGCGATCGTCTCCAACCTCACGTCGGCGCTGCAGCAGCTGCAAGCCGAGAAAGaggcggcgaggaaggaggaggagctggccgaGATCGAGCGACGGTGCGCGCGCGCCGAGGCCGCGAGCGCGACCGCCGAGATCGCCGTGACCGAGGCACGCATTCAGCAGTCCGTGAAGGAGCTCGAGGCGGCGAAGGCGGCCGAGGCCGCGGCGATGAAGAAGCTGAAGGCGGCCGTGGAGGGCGCGatgcgggcgagggcgtcgcaGGGTTCGTCGGGGACCATAACCATCTCGCGGTTCGAGTACGAGTACCTGAGCGGGCGCGCGGCGCTGGTCCGCGTGGTGGCGGACAAGAAGGTGTCCGCGGCGCAGGCGTGGGTGCAGGCGCTCAAGGCCGGCGAGAAGGAGCTGGAGGCGCGCGCCGAGGCGGCCGGGCGCGCAGCCGCCGAGATGCGCGCCAgggaggccggggcggcggcggaggcggaggcggagagcgcgGGGGGTGAGCAGAAGGCGCTGGAGCAGGAGCTGCACGacctggacgcggcggcggagcgggaggGGCTGATGTGCGCGTACCCGCCGCGGCGGTCGACCAGGGTGTCGGCGACGAGGCGGAGGGCGAGGGCACGGCGGCCGTCGgtgtcgtcggcggcggggatCCGGAACGCGCGGTCGCCGTCGTTCACCatcaagaggaagaagaaggtgatgCCCAGCCTCTTCAAGCTCATCAAGCAGAGGAAGGACAAAGGCGCCAGCTGA